The Brachyspira aalborgi genome has a segment encoding these proteins:
- a CDS encoding ABC transporter ATP-binding protein, with translation MSNNLYEIKNISKIYGHGRGATQALNSINLTIEEGKLTAILGPSGSGKSTLLNILGALDKPTSGHVLFLGEDISNYSNKELSKFRRENIGFVFQSYNLLPNLTALENVEFSTEITGLPRENAENALKLLGLENRIKHYPTELSGGEQQRVSIARAIAKKPKVVLCDEPTGALDNKTGIMALKTLRDLNRDFGTSIVLITHSKEISKMADTVIKILNGEVVERFDIENPLNPEYIEW, from the coding sequence ATGAGTAATAATTTATACGAAATAAAAAATATAAGCAAGATTTACGGGCATGGCAGAGGAGCTACTCAAGCGCTTAATTCTATAAATCTAACTATAGAAGAAGGAAAATTAACGGCAATACTTGGACCTAGCGGTTCGGGTAAAAGCACTTTGCTTAATATATTGGGCGCTTTGGACAAACCTACAAGCGGACATGTTTTATTTTTAGGCGAAGATATTTCAAATTATAGCAATAAAGAATTGTCGAAATTTAGAAGGGAAAATATTGGTTTTGTTTTTCAAAGTTATAATTTGCTTCCAAATTTAACCGCTTTAGAAAATGTTGAATTCTCTACAGAAATAACGGGACTTCCGAGAGAAAACGCCGAAAACGCTTTAAAATTATTAGGACTTGAAAACAGAATAAAACATTATCCAACTGAACTATCGGGAGGCGAACAACAGAGAGTAAGCATTGCAAGAGCGATTGCCAAAAAACCTAAAGTAGTTTTATGCGACGAGCCTACGGGAGCTTTAGACAATAAAACGGGAATAATGGCTTTAAAAACATTGAGAGATTTAAATAGAGATTTTGGAACGAGCATAGTTTTAATTACGCATAGTAAAGAAATATCTAAAATGGCGGATACGGTTATAAAGATTTTAAACGGAGAGGTTGTAGAAAGGTTTGATATAGAAAATCCTTTAAATCCAGAATATATAGAATGGTAA
- a CDS encoding aspartate kinase: MKVAKFGGSSLANANQIKKVVDIILSDSERRIIVVSAPGKRLKEDTKVTDLLIILADSILLGNDGNHELKIIMERFKSIIEELSLSKELLDEINKDIKIRISEDKSLAIKFKDGVKALGEDISAKIVAAYINSLGIKAKYISPKDAGLLLSEEFGNATVLDKSYKNLSKLKNENALIIFPGFFGYTEKGDVVTFPRGGSDITGSILAKAVNADIYENFTDVDGVFAASPLIIDNPKLIDEFTYREMRELSYGGFNVLHAEALQPVYEANIPVHILNTNNTESKGTKILASRNKSKNPVVGVSGESDFSCLYVSKYLMNREVGFGRKLLEIIENENIPYQHAPSGIDNISVIVRNSAITPEKEQRIYRKVRDELKVDSAFFDHELALIMLVGEGMQETIGTSAKAMNSMEKANVNIEMLNQSISEASIMIGVKEKDLNKAIKSLYQTFFEN, encoded by the coding sequence ATGAAAGTTGCAAAATTCGGAGGCTCGTCTTTAGCGAATGCGAATCAAATAAAAAAGGTTGTGGATATTATACTTTCTGATAGCGAAAGAAGAATAATAGTAGTATCCGCTCCAGGAAAGAGACTTAAAGAAGATACAAAAGTAACCGACTTGCTTATAATTCTTGCAGATTCTATTCTTTTGGGTAATGACGGAAATCATGAACTCAAAATAATAATGGAAAGATTTAAAAGCATAATTGAAGAACTTTCTTTATCAAAAGAACTTTTAGACGAAATTAATAAAGACATAAAAATAAGAATATCGGAAGATAAATCTTTAGCTATAAAATTTAAAGACGGAGTAAAAGCTTTGGGCGAAGATATAAGCGCAAAAATTGTGGCGGCTTATATTAATTCTTTGGGAATAAAGGCAAAATATATTAGTCCGAAAGACGCGGGGCTTTTGCTTTCTGAAGAATTTGGAAACGCTACGGTTTTGGATAAATCTTATAAAAATTTATCGAAATTAAAAAATGAAAACGCTTTAATAATATTTCCAGGATTTTTCGGCTATACTGAAAAAGGCGATGTGGTAACTTTTCCAAGAGGCGGAAGCGATATAACGGGTTCGATTTTAGCTAAAGCGGTTAATGCGGATATTTACGAAAATTTTACTGATGTTGACGGAGTTTTTGCAGCATCTCCTTTAATAATAGATAATCCAAAACTTATAGACGAATTTACTTATAGAGAGATGCGAGAGTTAAGCTATGGCGGATTTAATGTTTTGCATGCCGAAGCTTTACAACCCGTTTATGAAGCGAATATTCCCGTTCATATTTTAAATACTAATAATACGGAATCTAAAGGCACTAAAATATTGGCGAGTAGAAATAAAAGTAAAAATCCTGTCGTTGGAGTTTCGGGCGAGTCGGATTTTTCATGTTTGTATGTAAGCAAATATTTAATGAATAGAGAAGTCGGTTTTGGAAGAAAACTTTTAGAGATAATAGAAAATGAAAATATACCTTATCAGCATGCTCCTTCGGGAATAGATAATATTTCTGTAATAGTTAGAAATTCGGCTATAACTCCCGAAAAAGAACAAAGAATATACAGAAAAGTTAGAGACGAGCTTAAAGTTGATAGCGCTTTTTTTGACCATGAACTTGCTTTAATTATGCTTGTAGGCGAAGGAATGCAAGAGACAATAGGAACTTCGGCTAAAGCTATGAACTCTATGGAAAAAGCGAATGTTAATATAGAGATGCTTAACCAAAGCATAAGCGAAGCGAGTATTATGATAGGCGTAAAAGAAAAAGATTTAAATAAAGCTATAAAGTCGTTATATCAAACTTTTTTTGAAAATTAA
- the coaBC gene encoding bifunctional phosphopantothenoylcysteine decarboxylase/phosphopantothenate--cysteine ligase CoaBC translates to MRILIAITSSISAYKIPVLVSMLKKQGHEIICAVTKNAENMLGVKALETMSGNHVIRNIWKEEDPLIHININKKTDALLIAPIDANMIGKIANGIYDDSISTIACAYTGRKLFAPAMNPYMWLNKTVQKNVKYMIEELNFEMIEPERGTMACEEDGIGRLASFETIINKLTNNKYGDIRFTITAGATKEWIDPIRYITNSSSGKMGEALYNQINSKNGNIIYIEGSVSNPLITNSKNRKVKVETTEELKETVLSELKNTDILFMAAAPLDFKPAKTFDKKVKKQNINNIELIQNEDILALTKDEKSEKTLIVSFAAETAETEEELKKYAIDKMERKNADMIVANNIKDAIGKDTNKITIFFKDGRVEYFPILSKKECAKEIVDIAVEEWRNKNNN, encoded by the coding sequence ATGAGAATATTAATTGCAATAACAAGCTCAATATCGGCATACAAAATTCCCGTTCTTGTAAGTATGTTGAAAAAGCAAGGGCATGAAATAATTTGCGCCGTGACTAAAAACGCGGAAAATATGCTTGGAGTTAAAGCTTTGGAAACTATGAGCGGAAATCATGTTATAAGAAATATTTGGAAAGAAGAAGACCCGCTTATTCATATAAATATTAATAAAAAAACGGACGCTTTATTAATCGCTCCGATAGACGCTAATATGATTGGAAAAATTGCAAACGGAATTTATGACGATAGCATAAGCACAATTGCATGCGCGTATACGGGAAGAAAATTATTCGCTCCCGCGATGAATCCTTATATGTGGCTTAATAAAACCGTTCAGAAAAATGTTAAATATATGATAGAAGAATTAAATTTTGAAATGATAGAACCCGAAAGAGGAACTATGGCTTGCGAAGAGGACGGAATCGGAAGGCTTGCATCTTTTGAAACTATAATAAATAAACTGACTAATAATAAATACGGCGATATAAGATTTACGATAACGGCTGGAGCTACTAAAGAATGGATAGACCCGATAAGATATATAACAAATAGCTCAAGCGGAAAAATGGGCGAGGCTTTATATAATCAAATAAATTCTAAAAACGGAAATATTATTTACATAGAAGGAAGCGTTTCAAATCCTTTAATTACTAATTCTAAAAATAGAAAAGTAAAAGTTGAAACTACAGAAGAATTAAAAGAAACGGTTTTAAGCGAATTAAAAAATACGGATATATTATTTATGGCTGCAGCGCCTTTAGATTTTAAGCCTGCAAAAACATTTGATAAAAAAGTAAAAAAGCAAAATATAAATAATATAGAACTTATACAAAACGAAGATATACTCGCTCTTACTAAAGATGAAAAATCGGAAAAAACTTTAATCGTATCTTTTGCCGCCGAAACTGCCGAAACCGAAGAAGAATTAAAAAAATATGCCATAGATAAAATGGAAAGAAAAAACGCCGATATGATTGTAGCTAATAATATTAAAGACGCTATAGGAAAAGATACGAATAAGATAACGATATTTTTTAAAGACGGAAGAGTTGAATATTTTCCAATTTTAAGCAAAAAAGAATGCGCAAAAGAAATTGTAGATATAGCGGTAGAAGAATGGCGAAATAAAAATAATAATTAG
- a CDS encoding pyridoxal-phosphate-dependent aminotransferase family protein: MKDKTFLMIPGPTPVPESALMEMAKHPMAHRSKEFSNILKEVFENLKYVFQTKNDVFLFTASGTGAMCGALENLINEGDKVLCLSIGNFGARWEKIAKSRGAEVIKIEAKAGDIIKPEILEEELNKNKDIKIVTLTHSETSTGAANDIKTLCSIIKNHGALSVVDGITSLCAMEFKTDEWNIDVAVSGSQKGFMIAPGLSFLTASEKAFKMHENCKFPSFYFNWSEHKKSLSKDTTPFTPAVNLICSLHTSLKMIREEGIENINKRHKKLTLALRNAIREIGLKLLVEDDKNASHSITSILPPENITVRDIRKTLKDDYDIIVANGQGNLENKIFRIGTLGFVSERDLIMAVGSLEASLIKLGYKFNVGSGVKKLIEELNK, encoded by the coding sequence ATGAAAGATAAAACTTTTTTAATGATACCAGGACCTACTCCCGTGCCAGAATCCGCTTTAATGGAAATGGCAAAACATCCTATGGCTCATAGAAGTAAAGAATTTTCAAATATTTTAAAAGAAGTTTTTGAAAATTTAAAATATGTATTTCAAACTAAAAACGATGTCTTTTTATTTACGGCGAGCGGAACAGGAGCAATGTGCGGAGCTTTGGAAAATCTAATAAACGAAGGCGATAAAGTTTTATGTTTGTCAATCGGAAATTTCGGAGCAAGATGGGAAAAAATTGCAAAATCGCGCGGAGCTGAAGTTATAAAAATAGAAGCGAAAGCGGGAGATATAATAAAGCCAGAAATTTTGGAAGAAGAATTAAATAAAAATAAAGATATAAAAATCGTCACTCTCACTCATAGCGAAACTTCTACGGGAGCGGCTAACGATATTAAAACTTTATGCTCAATAATAAAAAATCATGGAGCTTTATCTGTAGTCGATGGCATAACGAGTTTATGCGCGATGGAGTTTAAAACTGACGAATGGAATATTGATGTCGCGGTTTCGGGTTCGCAAAAAGGATTTATGATTGCGCCAGGACTTTCATTTTTAACTGCAAGCGAAAAAGCTTTTAAGATGCATGAAAATTGCAAATTTCCAAGTTTTTATTTTAATTGGAGCGAACATAAAAAATCTTTGTCTAAAGATACTACACCTTTTACTCCAGCGGTTAATTTAATTTGCTCTCTCCATACTTCTTTAAAAATGATTAGAGAAGAAGGAATTGAAAATATTAATAAAAGACATAAAAAACTTACTTTAGCTTTAAGAAACGCAATAAGAGAGATTGGTTTAAAACTTTTAGTTGAAGACGATAAAAATGCAAGCCATTCAATAACATCTATACTTCCGCCAGAAAATATAACCGTTCGAGATATTAGAAAAACTCTTAAAGACGATTATGATATAATAGTTGCAAACGGACAAGGAAATTTGGAAAATAAAATATTCAGAATTGGAACTTTGGGCTTTGTATCGGAAAGAGATTTAATTATGGCTGTAGGTTCTTTGGAAGCGAGCCTTATAAAATTAGGTTATAAATTTAATGTTGGAAGCGGAGTTAAAAAATTAATTGAAGAATTGAATAAATAA
- a CDS encoding ABC transporter permease, whose protein sequence is MFDIKTKLLLRKINKQLAIFISAVFITALAVLFFVAVKTLYRDFKLSAENYFENNLLDDLVLFGIFTEEDIKTIKDINGVERAEGRHRFQGKIEKIKTENKTENKESIDAIIYGTDDKYTRINKPYVYKGKYILDTNEIAINKNFADAHSLKIGDKIELNFSINNESKTESFIIASLVSYPNYVFLFKDGASTVSEPEDFAVVEINEEHFKFNPPANPYFTIKPIMLPYNSIYIKYKDNVNKVNIENLIRIKLKEKIFYFTDREQSVNYVNYEQTLLQIDSFSYICPSILLLMAILLLYIIQRRNVAVERKQIGIMKAIGLTDASIMYMYIKYSFLVSFFGILLAFISTKIILPSIFEVLSKIFDMPNFTYNTYFDLWIIAGAIILFVCILSNLLAAISILKLNPAQSMRGEPPKGGGKSFIENLKIWNRFSFNTRYAIKNASRSKTRYFASLWGMFAAISMTIFAQGFNNSFDYFLSTLYQKFALYDIRATINSTKWEEDSEIITNNIINSYDKAAIYQSKIYPAFKIDSENLYIPTLIYDKDFYSLDIPKNENPEDTIMIPKYLADKLKIKENDYIGIELYTLGNTVSRIVKCGKFVEQQGMFFIYMDKKFAEKEFDISNDYNTIFFTKKENISDEEIKEILDESEDISYYSFVNDEYTAYKNQIATIYLLVQILIFIAFLLGATSLYGVGVITLATRRYEFTLLKVMGYTTKEIMIASLKETITQIILAIPTGIAAGYGILYLVKKPFSSKLFSFVPHIYDESYMHAIILLIVAIFLVSIMSAHYVDKLDMVEGLKDREE, encoded by the coding sequence ATGTTTGATATAAAAACTAAACTTTTATTAAGAAAAATAAACAAACAACTTGCAATATTTATATCCGCGGTATTTATAACGGCGCTTGCAGTTTTATTTTTTGTAGCCGTAAAAACTCTTTATAGAGATTTTAAATTATCGGCGGAAAATTATTTTGAAAATAATTTATTAGACGATTTGGTTTTATTTGGAATTTTTACCGAAGAAGATATAAAAACTATAAAAGATATTAACGGAGTTGAAAGAGCGGAAGGCAGGCATAGATTTCAAGGAAAAATAGAAAAAATAAAAACAGAAAACAAAACGGAAAACAAAGAAAGCATAGACGCCATTATTTACGGAACGGACGATAAATATACGAGAATAAATAAGCCTTATGTTTATAAAGGAAAATATATACTTGATACAAATGAAATTGCGATTAATAAAAATTTTGCGGACGCTCATTCTTTGAAAATTGGCGATAAAATAGAGCTTAATTTTAGTATTAATAACGAAAGCAAAACAGAATCTTTTATTATAGCTTCTTTGGTTTCTTATCCGAATTATGTTTTTTTATTTAAAGACGGTGCAAGCACTGTTTCAGAGCCTGAAGATTTTGCGGTAGTAGAAATTAACGAAGAGCATTTTAAATTTAATCCGCCCGCTAATCCTTATTTTACTATAAAACCTATAATGCTTCCTTATAATTCTATTTATATAAAATATAAAGATAATGTTAATAAAGTAAATATAGAAAATCTTATAAGAATAAAATTAAAAGAGAAAATATTTTATTTTACCGATAGAGAGCAATCGGTTAATTATGTGAATTATGAACAAACTTTACTTCAAATTGATTCTTTTTCTTATATATGTCCTTCGATATTATTGTTAATGGCTATATTATTGCTTTATATAATACAGAGAAGAAATGTAGCCGTTGAAAGAAAGCAAATCGGAATAATGAAAGCGATTGGTTTAACGGACGCTTCAATAATGTATATGTATATAAAATATTCTTTTTTAGTTTCGTTTTTCGGAATATTATTAGCCTTTATATCTACAAAAATAATTTTGCCTTCAATATTTGAAGTTCTTTCAAAAATATTCGATATGCCGAATTTTACTTATAATACTTATTTTGATTTATGGATTATAGCGGGAGCGATTATATTATTTGTTTGCATTTTATCAAACTTGCTTGCCGCAATTTCAATTTTAAAACTTAATCCCGCTCAATCAATGAGAGGAGAGCCACCGAAAGGCGGAGGAAAAAGTTTTATAGAAAATTTAAAAATTTGGAATAGATTTTCATTTAATACGAGATACGCGATTAAAAACGCATCGAGGAGCAAGACGAGATATTTTGCTTCTTTATGGGGAATGTTTGCAGCTATTAGTATGACAATATTCGCTCAAGGCTTTAATAATTCTTTCGATTATTTTTTATCTACTCTATATCAAAAATTTGCGCTTTACGATATTAGAGCTACGATTAATTCTACAAAATGGGAAGAAGACTCTGAGATAATTACGAATAATATAATTAACTCTTATGATAAAGCTGCTATTTATCAATCTAAAATTTATCCCGCTTTCAAAATCGACAGCGAAAATTTATATATACCGACTTTAATATACGACAAAGATTTTTATTCTTTAGATATTCCTAAAAATGAAAATCCCGAAGATACGATAATGATTCCAAAATATTTAGCCGATAAATTAAAAATTAAAGAAAACGATTATATTGGAATAGAATTATACACTTTGGGAAATACCGTTTCAAGAATAGTAAAATGCGGTAAATTTGTAGAACAACAAGGAATGTTTTTTATTTATATGGACAAAAAATTTGCAGAAAAAGAATTCGATATTTCTAACGATTATAATACGATATTTTTTACTAAAAAAGAAAATATTTCAGACGAAGAGATAAAAGAAATTTTAGACGAAAGCGAAGATATTTCTTATTATAGTTTTGTAAACGATGAATATACGGCTTATAAAAATCAAATCGCTACAATTTATCTTTTAGTTCAAATACTTATATTTATAGCTTTTTTACTTGGAGCGACTTCTCTTTATGGAGTAGGCGTTATTACTTTAGCTACAAGAAGATACGAGTTTACTCTTCTTAAAGTTATGGGTTATACGACTAAAGAAATAATGATAGCGTCTTTAAAAGAAACTATAACTCAAATTATTTTGGCAATTCCTACGGGAATAGCGGCGGGATATGGAATTTTATATTTGGTTAAAAAGCCTTTTTCGAGTAAATTATTTTCTTTCGTTCCGCATATTTACGATGAAAGTTATATGCATGCTATAATATTATTAATAGTCGCTATATTTTTAGTTTCTATTATGAGCGCGCATTATGTCGATAAATTGGATATGGTTGAAGGTTTAAAAGATAGGGAAGAATAA
- the clpB gene encoding ATP-dependent chaperone ClpB, with the protein MDYNKYTIKAQEVINEAANIANGEDHSEIGSEHLLLALLKQEDGLIKPLLERIGIPVNSLIEKTQKLVNENVKVLGENVQLHLSTNAGKVLAKAEKEATALKDKYVSTEHIFLALVDAENRAGRMLRDNKINKKEVLSAIKSLRGNQNINSQDPEAKMQSLEKYCRNLTALADAEKIDPVIGRDEEIRRVMQVLSRRTKNNPVLIGEPGVGKTAIVEGLARRIVSQDVPDGLKNKKLLALDLGALVAGAKFRGEFEERLKAVISEIEKSDGDIILFIDELHTLVGAGASEGSMDASNLLKPALARGELRAIGATTLDEYRKYIEKDKALERRFQQVYCKEPTVEDTIAILRGLKDKYEVHHGVRIKDEALVAAAVLSNRYITNRFLPDKAIDLVDEAASQLKIEIESQPTELDQLERKILQLNIEKQALSNENDAASKDRLKKLEKELSEIIEERNGMKLQWDNEKKRIEEIRKLKEELEELNIKETQYTREGNLAKAAEIKYGKIPELTKKLEEANLENSKDNEDKRLLREEISEDDIAQVISVWTGIPVSKMLASEKQKYLNLENVLHKRVIGQDEAINSVADAIRRNRAGLSDENKPLGSFLFIGPTGVGKTELAKTLADFLFNDEKSLTRIDMSEYMEKFSVSRLIGAPPGYVGYDEGGQLTEAVRRRPYSVILFDEIEKAHPDVFNVLLQVLDDGRLTDGQGRVIDFKNSIIIMTSNLGSDLILETKDMSSIKEKINELLKISFRPEFLNRIDEIITFTRLDKKYINAIVKNQIEKLAERLKDRRINLEVSNEAIEFISDVGYDAQFGARPLKRAIQNYIENPLAKEILAGKYFEGDSIKIVKGKDGLVFEK; encoded by the coding sequence ATGGATTATAATAAATATACTATAAAAGCCCAAGAGGTTATAAACGAAGCGGCGAATATTGCAAATGGAGAAGACCATTCTGAAATAGGAAGCGAGCATTTGCTTTTAGCTTTATTAAAACAAGAAGACGGTTTAATCAAGCCTCTTTTAGAGAGAATAGGAATTCCCGTTAATTCTTTAATAGAAAAAACTCAAAAATTGGTTAATGAAAATGTTAAAGTATTGGGAGAAAATGTTCAACTTCATTTATCTACAAATGCGGGAAAAGTTTTGGCAAAAGCTGAAAAAGAAGCTACGGCTTTAAAAGATAAATATGTTTCAACGGAGCATATATTTTTGGCTTTAGTCGATGCGGAAAATAGAGCGGGCAGAATGCTTAGAGATAATAAAATAAATAAAAAAGAAGTTTTGTCGGCTATAAAATCTTTAAGAGGAAATCAAAATATTAACAGTCAAGACCCTGAAGCGAAAATGCAATCTTTAGAAAAATATTGCAGAAATTTAACGGCTTTAGCTGACGCTGAAAAAATCGACCCTGTTATCGGACGAGATGAAGAGATAAGAAGAGTTATGCAAGTTTTATCAAGAAGAACAAAAAATAATCCCGTTCTTATAGGAGAGCCTGGAGTTGGAAAAACGGCTATAGTCGAAGGACTTGCAAGAAGAATTGTATCTCAAGATGTTCCCGATGGTTTGAAAAATAAAAAGTTACTCGCTTTAGATTTGGGAGCTTTGGTTGCGGGAGCGAAATTTAGAGGAGAATTTGAAGAGAGATTAAAAGCGGTAATTAGCGAGATAGAAAAATCGGACGGAGATATTATATTATTTATTGACGAACTTCATACTTTAGTAGGAGCTGGAGCTAGCGAAGGTTCGATGGACGCTTCAAATCTTTTAAAACCTGCATTAGCGAGAGGAGAATTGAGAGCGATTGGAGCTACAACTTTAGACGAATACAGAAAATATATAGAAAAAGACAAGGCGCTTGAAAGAAGATTTCAACAAGTTTATTGTAAAGAGCCAACCGTTGAAGATACGATAGCGATATTAAGAGGACTTAAAGATAAATACGAAGTGCATCATGGCGTTAGAATAAAAGACGAGGCTTTGGTTGCTGCTGCAGTTCTTTCAAATAGATATATAACGAATAGATTTTTGCCCGATAAAGCAATAGATTTGGTTGATGAAGCTGCAAGTCAATTAAAAATAGAAATAGAAAGTCAACCTACGGAATTAGACCAACTTGAAAGAAAAATTTTACAGCTTAATATTGAAAAACAAGCGCTTTCAAACGAAAATGACGCGGCGTCAAAAGATAGACTTAAAAAATTAGAAAAAGAATTATCGGAAATCATAGAAGAGCGAAACGGAATGAAACTTCAATGGGATAACGAAAAAAAGAGAATAGAAGAGATAAGAAAATTAAAAGAAGAATTGGAAGAATTAAATATAAAAGAAACTCAATACACGAGAGAAGGAAATTTAGCAAAAGCCGCCGAAATTAAATACGGAAAAATTCCCGAACTTACAAAAAAATTAGAAGAAGCGAATCTTGAAAATTCAAAAGACAATGAAGATAAAAGATTATTGAGAGAAGAAATTTCGGAAGACGATATAGCTCAAGTAATTTCAGTTTGGACAGGAATTCCCGTAAGCAAAATGCTTGCAAGCGAAAAACAAAAATATTTGAACCTTGAAAATGTTTTGCATAAAAGAGTTATTGGGCAAGATGAAGCTATAAATTCAGTAGCCGATGCGATAAGAAGAAATAGAGCGGGACTTTCGGATGAAAATAAACCGCTTGGAAGTTTTTTATTTATAGGACCTACGGGAGTTGGAAAAACGGAACTTGCAAAAACTTTAGCGGATTTTCTTTTTAACGATGAAAAATCATTAACAAGAATCGATATGAGCGAATATATGGAAAAATTTTCTGTAAGCAGATTAATCGGAGCGCCTCCAGGATATGTAGGTTATGACGAAGGCGGACAATTAACGGAAGCGGTTAGAAGAAGACCTTATAGCGTTATTTTATTTGACGAAATTGAAAAAGCGCATCCCGATGTTTTTAATGTTTTACTTCAAGTTTTGGACGATGGCAGATTGACAGACGGACAAGGAAGAGTTATAGATTTCAAAAATTCTATAATTATAATGACTAGTAATTTAGGTTCGGATTTGATACTTGAAACTAAAGATATGAGTAGCATAAAAGAAAAAATTAACGAGCTTTTAAAAATTTCTTTTCGTCCTGAATTTTTAAATAGAATAGACGAAATAATAACATTTACTAGACTAGATAAAAAATATATTAACGCCATAGTGAAAAATCAAATTGAAAAATTAGCGGAAAGACTCAAAGACAGAAGAATAAATTTGGAAGTTTCAAACGAAGCGATAGAGTTTATTTCCGATGTAGGTTATGACGCTCAATTTGGAGCAAGACCTTTGAAAAGAGCGATACAAAATTATATTGAAAATCCTCTTGCAAAAGAAATTCTCGCGGGAAAATATTTTGAAGGCGACAGTATAAAGATTGTAAAAGGTAAAGATGGTTTGGTTTTTGAAAAGTAG